The following proteins are co-located in the Ancylothrix sp. D3o genome:
- a CDS encoding Gfo/Idh/MocA family protein has product MTNSKEPAINIAIVGIGRWGIHLVRNFLHHPQAKILALVDRHPELLRAAKEKFQLKENIILATDWEEIRNLPNLEAVVIATPASTHYPLISDALLQGYHVLAEKPLTLYPEEAQKLCELADKQNRCLIVDHTYLFHPAVNVGKQIIQNQNLGQLRYGSAARTHLGPVRQDVDVLWDLAPHDICIFNHWLGENPHFVEATGSLFLKNKTSPKTADLVWAKLIYPSGFIATIHLCWCNPDKQRRLSIIGSQGSLIFDEMLTETPLTLSTTTQPIDSANLATSGLNIQNIKPENKEPLAEVCNHFIDCIQNNNPSQISSGWIGLKIVQILTALTQSLHQKGKTICLEPWEKS; this is encoded by the coding sequence ATGACTAATTCTAAAGAACCGGCCATCAACATTGCCATTGTCGGGATAGGACGCTGGGGAATTCATTTAGTGCGGAACTTTCTTCACCATCCCCAAGCAAAAATCCTTGCCTTAGTAGACCGGCACCCCGAACTCTTACGCGCCGCCAAAGAGAAATTTCAACTCAAAGAAAACATCATTTTAGCAACTGATTGGGAAGAGATCCGCAACTTACCCAACCTAGAAGCCGTTGTCATAGCCACCCCCGCCTCCACCCATTATCCCTTGATCAGCGATGCCTTACTACAGGGATATCATGTGTTAGCCGAAAAACCGCTGACTTTATATCCCGAAGAAGCACAAAAACTCTGCGAACTTGCAGACAAACAAAACCGCTGCTTAATAGTAGATCATACTTATTTATTTCATCCCGCTGTTAATGTTGGCAAGCAAATCATCCAAAATCAAAATTTAGGACAACTTCGCTATGGTAGTGCAGCCAGAACGCATTTAGGGCCGGTGCGCCAAGACGTAGATGTATTGTGGGATTTAGCCCCCCATGATATTTGCATATTTAACCATTGGCTAGGAGAAAATCCCCACTTTGTAGAAGCCACCGGCAGCCTTTTTTTAAAAAACAAAACTTCCCCAAAAACCGCCGATTTAGTCTGGGCAAAACTAATCTATCCCAGCGGCTTTATCGCCACAATACACCTCTGTTGGTGCAACCCCGATAAACAGAGACGACTGAGCATTATCGGAAGCCAAGGCAGCTTAATTTTTGACGAAATGTTAACAGAAACACCCCTAACTTTATCCACAACAACTCAGCCAATAGACAGCGCCAATTTAGCAACATCTGGTCTAAATATCCAAAACATTAAACCCGAAAATAAAGAACCCTTAGCAGAAGTTTGCAACCACTTTATAGACTGCATCCAAAACAACAACCCAAGCCAAATATCCTCTGGCTGGATAGGTCTTAAAATCGTCCAAATTCTCACCGCCCTAACTCAATCGCTGCACCAAAAAGGAAAAACAATTTGCCTAGAACCCTGGGAAAAAAGCTAA
- the rnc gene encoding ribonuclease III, which produces MTLSYPPRQKQLQSLVEKLGLSSKEPVKWDLLDLALTHPTASPTENYDQLEFVGDAVVRLAAAQLLYEIYPDSRVGEFAAIRSMLVSDRVLAQIADSYGLGRYLLVSPSAANDKAGEETRLADALEALLAALFLSTNNLQLVRPWLDSHFKLFADQIKNDPARQNYKAALQEWTQGRHKALPVYHVREVRQFHDDAERFSAEVFLQGRLLGQGKGRSIKAAEQAAAREAFFSVQEAE; this is translated from the coding sequence ATGACTCTAAGTTACCCTCCCCGCCAAAAGCAGCTTCAGTCTTTGGTAGAAAAGCTCGGTCTTTCCTCAAAGGAGCCTGTCAAATGGGATCTTTTAGATTTAGCTCTGACTCACCCCACAGCCTCTCCAACGGAAAATTACGATCAGTTAGAGTTTGTTGGTGATGCGGTTGTTCGTTTAGCTGCGGCTCAGTTGTTATATGAAATTTACCCCGACTCGCGGGTGGGTGAGTTTGCAGCGATTCGTTCGATGTTGGTTAGTGACCGCGTTTTGGCGCAAATTGCTGATAGTTACGGTTTGGGCCGCTATTTGCTCGTCTCTCCCAGTGCGGCTAATGATAAGGCCGGTGAAGAAACTCGTCTGGCTGATGCTTTGGAGGCTTTGCTGGCGGCGCTTTTTTTGAGTACCAATAATTTACAATTGGTTCGCCCTTGGCTCGACTCTCACTTTAAGCTGTTTGCCGATCAAATTAAAAATGATCCGGCTCGTCAAAATTATAAGGCGGCTTTGCAAGAATGGACTCAAGGCCGTCATAAGGCTTTGCCTGTTTATCACGTCCGCGAAGTGCGTCAATTTCACGATGATGCAGAACGTTTTTCCGCTGAGGTTTTCCTTCAAGGTCGCTTACTTGGTCAGGGTAAGGGCCGATCTATTAAGGCTGCTGAACAAGCTGCTGCTCGTGAGGCTTTTTTCTCGGTGCAAGAAGCCGAGTAA
- the corA gene encoding magnesium/cobalt transporter CorA has translation MTEHRLSPTPVEIEAPEKEEEDDYFEYYYDEPGALPGTLDLEENAPPPNIVLIDYNDNKAVRLQINEPQLCAKYLNTDSVSWVDVLGLGNEETWRQLSDVFGLHPLALEDVVNVPQRPKVEDYEDQLVLIALMVMPREKTSGFWIEQVGFVLGKNYLLSVQEEPESDCFGPVRERIRTNKGIIRKQGADYLAYTLLDAIIDGYFPVLEEYGERIDELETEVVMNPTRKTLEKIYQIRRELLALRRAIWPQRDAINSLIRDGSQLISPSVRIYMRDCYDHTVQVMDMVETYRELTSGLMDVYLSSVSNRMNEIMKFLTVMSSIFIPLTFIAGVYGMNFNTDKSPVNMPELNWYWGYPLCLASMVMIACGLVFFFWRRGWFENFSTIKEESK, from the coding sequence ATGACAGAACACCGTTTATCCCCCACCCCGGTTGAGATAGAAGCCCCAGAGAAAGAAGAAGAGGATGATTACTTTGAGTATTATTACGATGAACCGGGCGCACTCCCCGGTACCCTCGATCTCGAAGAAAATGCCCCACCGCCGAATATTGTATTGATTGACTATAACGACAATAAAGCTGTACGTTTACAAATTAATGAACCGCAATTATGCGCGAAGTACCTCAATACCGATTCTGTTTCTTGGGTTGATGTTTTAGGTTTGGGCAACGAAGAAACATGGCGGCAGCTAAGTGATGTGTTTGGGTTACATCCTCTGGCTTTAGAAGATGTTGTTAACGTTCCTCAAAGGCCAAAAGTCGAAGATTATGAAGACCAACTTGTACTAATTGCTCTGATGGTTATGCCGAGAGAAAAAACATCAGGGTTTTGGATTGAGCAAGTTGGGTTTGTTTTAGGTAAAAATTATTTGCTCTCGGTTCAAGAAGAACCCGAAAGTGATTGTTTTGGGCCGGTGAGAGAGCGTATCCGCACCAATAAAGGTATTATCCGCAAACAAGGCGCTGATTATTTAGCTTATACGCTTCTGGATGCGATTATCGATGGCTATTTTCCCGTTCTCGAAGAATATGGTGAGCGCATCGATGAACTAGAAACCGAAGTGGTGATGAATCCCACTCGCAAAACCCTTGAAAAAATCTATCAAATTCGCCGGGAGTTATTAGCTTTGCGTCGGGCTATTTGGCCTCAACGTGATGCTATAAATTCTTTAATTCGAGATGGCAGTCAGTTGATTAGTCCTTCTGTAAGGATTTATATGCGTGACTGTTATGATCACACTGTACAAGTTATGGATATGGTAGAAACTTATCGAGAATTGACTTCGGGTTTAATGGATGTTTATCTTTCTAGCGTTAGCAATCGCATGAATGAAATTATGAAGTTTCTCACGGTGATGTCTTCTATTTTTATCCCTCTGACTTTTATTGCCGGCGTTTATGGGATGAATTTTAATACCGACAAATCACCGGTGAATATGCCTGAGCTAAATTGGTATTGGGGTTATCCGCTTTGCTTAGCCTCAATGGTGATGATTGCTTGCGGTTTGGTTTTCTTTTTCTGGCGGCGGGGATGGTTTGAAAATTTTTCTACCATTAAAGAAGAATCAAAATAG
- the groL gene encoding chaperonin GroEL (60 kDa chaperone family; promotes refolding of misfolded polypeptides especially under stressful conditions; forms two stacked rings of heptamers to form a barrel-shaped 14mer; ends can be capped by GroES; misfolded proteins enter the barrel where they are refolded when GroES binds) — protein MAKIIAFNEESRRALERGLNALADAVKVTLGPKGRNVLLEQKYGAPQIVNDGITIAKEIELEDPLENTGARLIREVAQQTNETAGDGTTTATVLAQAIVREGLKNVAAGTNPVALRIGIEKAIAYLVEEIKAVAKPVEGSAIEQVATISAGNDPEIGKMLAEAMEKVTKDGVITVEESKSLATEVEVTEGMQLDRGYISPYFITDQERMIVEYENVRILIADKKISQIQELVPVLEKIARAGQPLLIIAEDLEGEALATLVVNKARGVLSVAAIKAPGFGERRRAMLQDIAVLTNGQMISEEVGLSLDTVTIDMLGVARKVTITKDTTIIVANPDDRNKSDVQKRIAQLRKELEKTDSDYDKEKLQERIAKLAGGVAVIKVGAATETELKDRKLRIEDALNATKAAVEEGIVPGGGTTLIHLAKKVLEFSANLNGEEKLGAHILAKALEAPLRQIADNAGEEGSVVVERVRETDFSFGYNAATGEFEDLIAAGIIDPAKVVRSALQNAGSIAGLILTTEALVVEKPQPKSAGGAPDMGGMGGMGGMGGMGGMGGMGGMM, from the coding sequence ATGGCCAAAATCATAGCATTTAATGAAGAATCACGGCGGGCGCTAGAACGCGGACTAAACGCTCTGGCGGACGCAGTAAAAGTAACCTTGGGGCCAAAAGGCCGCAACGTCTTGTTAGAGCAAAAATACGGGGCGCCGCAAATCGTCAACGACGGGATTACCATAGCCAAAGAAATTGAGCTTGAAGATCCCCTCGAAAACACCGGCGCTCGCCTGATCCGAGAAGTCGCCCAGCAAACCAATGAAACCGCCGGAGATGGCACCACCACCGCCACCGTGCTCGCCCAAGCTATCGTCCGCGAAGGCTTAAAAAACGTTGCCGCCGGCACAAACCCCGTTGCATTGCGAATTGGCATTGAAAAAGCCATCGCCTATTTAGTTGAAGAAATTAAAGCCGTTGCTAAACCAGTTGAAGGCAGCGCTATTGAACAAGTTGCCACCATTTCCGCCGGCAATGACCCGGAAATCGGTAAAATGCTGGCCGAAGCAATGGAAAAAGTGACTAAAGATGGTGTGATTACCGTTGAGGAATCAAAATCCCTCGCTACTGAAGTTGAAGTCACCGAAGGGATGCAACTGGATCGAGGCTATATTTCCCCTTATTTCATCACCGATCAAGAACGCATGATCGTTGAATACGAAAATGTGCGGATTTTGATTGCTGATAAAAAAATTAGCCAGATTCAAGAATTGGTGCCGGTATTAGAAAAAATTGCCCGCGCCGGCCAGCCTCTTTTAATTATTGCCGAAGATTTAGAAGGCGAAGCTTTGGCAACTTTGGTGGTAAATAAAGCCAGAGGTGTTTTAAGTGTGGCTGCGATTAAAGCCCCTGGTTTTGGCGAACGTCGCAGAGCCATGTTGCAAGATATTGCAGTGCTCACTAATGGGCAAATGATCTCAGAAGAAGTAGGTCTGAGCCTGGATACAGTTACGATTGATATGTTGGGTGTGGCTCGCAAAGTCACCATCACCAAAGACACGACAATCATTGTCGCCAACCCCGACGACCGTAACAAATCCGATGTCCAAAAACGCATTGCTCAATTGCGGAAAGAGTTGGAAAAAACCGACTCGGATTATGATAAAGAAAAACTGCAAGAACGCATTGCTAAATTGGCCGGCGGTGTGGCAGTAATTAAGGTCGGTGCGGCAACAGAAACCGAACTCAAAGATCGCAAATTGCGAATTGAAGATGCTCTGAATGCAACAAAAGCAGCCGTTGAAGAAGGTATCGTTCCTGGTGGCGGTACGACTTTAATTCATTTGGCGAAAAAAGTGCTGGAATTCTCAGCCAATTTAAATGGTGAAGAAAAACTTGGTGCTCATATTCTTGCCAAAGCATTAGAAGCTCCTTTGCGTCAAATTGCAGATAATGCCGGTGAGGAAGGTTCTGTTGTTGTTGAGCGCGTCCGCGAAACTGATTTCAGCTTTGGTTATAATGCTGCAACTGGCGAGTTTGAAGACTTGATAGCTGCGGGTATTATTGATCCGGCTAAGGTTGTTCGTTCTGCTTTACAAAATGCCGGATCTATTGCCGGTTTGATTTTAACCACTGAAGCCCTGGTGGTGGAAAAACCCCAACCTAAATCTGCTGGTGGTGCCCCTGACATGGGTGGTATGGGCGGTATGGGCGGTATGGGCGGTATGGGCGGCATGGGCGGTATGGGCGGCATGATGTAA
- a CDS encoding N-acetylmuramoyl-L-alanine amidase → MKKNDIAHLPLSTVRKPLWAKSLQLGLLLPSLLGVFLLTAPADAAKLQSWRFDANQNRLFFTTNGRVQPKAQMVYNPARLVIDLPGVTLGRPKMEQMVGRGIKSVRVGQFNSTTTRMVLELENGYTLDPQEVRFQGITPQQWVVEIPTPQRTNQASRPPVPLPLPTENTRAVTSLENIEVTPEEIIFRTSGRNPILDIKRAADGSSTTIDLRATTLSPDMENDFPSNVNGVKNISVRQLESSPPMVRVTLETETDTPNWRAQIVAGGAILKPDFGRGPVGVVPPVNPPVRPPEISNPPAPLPRPNNRIVIVVDPGHGGRDPGAVGWGGIQEKEIVLDISRQVASSLEQQGIQAILTRNDDREIDLAPRVQLAERLDATLFVSIHANAINMNRPDVNGLETYYYSSGLGLARSIHNSILQSVDIKNRGVRQAGFYVIKRTSMPAVLVEVGFVTGREDSQNLANPTHRAQLAQAISRGIVQYLQQR, encoded by the coding sequence ATGAAAAAAAATGACATCGCTCATTTACCCCTCTCGACAGTTCGCAAACCTTTATGGGCAAAAAGTTTGCAACTAGGATTATTACTCCCCAGTTTATTAGGGGTTTTTTTACTAACAGCACCGGCAGATGCAGCCAAACTTCAATCATGGCGCTTTGATGCCAATCAAAACCGGCTTTTCTTTACAACAAATGGGCGTGTTCAACCCAAAGCACAAATGGTTTATAATCCTGCTCGTCTTGTGATTGATTTACCGGGTGTAACATTGGGGCGTCCGAAAATGGAGCAGATGGTGGGAAGAGGGATAAAATCTGTACGAGTCGGGCAATTTAACTCAACAACAACGCGGATGGTTCTGGAATTAGAAAATGGTTATACCCTCGATCCCCAAGAAGTAAGATTTCAAGGTATTACCCCTCAACAATGGGTAGTAGAAATTCCCACACCACAACGAACTAATCAAGCTTCCCGTCCTCCGGTTCCCCTACCACTTCCAACAGAAAATACTAGAGCCGTGACTTCCTTAGAAAATATCGAAGTTACCCCGGAAGAAATTATTTTTCGCACTTCTGGAAGAAACCCCATACTTGATATTAAACGCGCTGCGGATGGTTCTTCAACAACTATTGATCTACGCGCTACTACCTTATCCCCGGATATGGAAAATGATTTTCCCAGCAATGTGAATGGCGTTAAAAATATCAGCGTTAGACAATTAGAAAGCTCGCCGCCAATGGTGCGAGTTACATTAGAGACAGAAACAGATACACCCAATTGGAGAGCGCAAATAGTGGCCGGTGGTGCGATTTTAAAACCCGATTTCGGCAGGGGGCCGGTGGGTGTAGTTCCTCCTGTAAATCCCCCTGTAAGGCCGCCAGAAATTAGTAATCCTCCGGCACCTTTACCACGTCCAAATAATCGCATTGTCATTGTAGTTGATCCGGGTCATGGTGGAAGAGATCCAGGTGCAGTTGGGTGGGGTGGAATTCAAGAAAAAGAGATTGTTTTAGATATTTCTCGGCAGGTAGCAAGCTCTCTGGAACAACAAGGAATTCAAGCAATTTTAACCAGAAATGATGACCGCGAAATTGACCTTGCACCGCGAGTACAATTAGCAGAACGGCTAGATGCGACTTTGTTTGTGAGTATTCATGCCAATGCTATTAATATGAACCGGCCTGATGTTAATGGTTTAGAAACTTATTATTACAGCAGTGGTTTAGGTTTGGCTCGCAGTATTCACAATAGCATTTTGCAAAGTGTGGATATTAAAAATCGCGGAGTCAGACAAGCAGGATTTTATGTTATTAAAAGAACCTCAATGCCGGCAGTTTTGGTGGAAGTTGGATTTGTTACAGGTAGAGAAGATAGTCAAAATTTAGCAAATCCAACCCACCGCGCACAACTTGCTCAGGCAATTTCACGGGGAATTGTGCAGTATTTGCAGCAAAGGTAA
- a CDS encoding mCpol domain-containing protein → MTLESFFVAIDGDLVGRKIEKLIISNKLDELVEYSHSINNSVENIGLIADSIGGKTYLQGGDSLLVEVKSYQSFIEKFMAIHSGLAVTFSVGIGKNVIEAYLALKFAKSAGRGLIILLEVINGEFEFRHIP, encoded by the coding sequence ATGACTTTAGAATCATTTTTTGTGGCAATTGATGGAGATTTAGTAGGTCGAAAGATAGAAAAGCTGATCATATCTAATAAACTGGATGAGTTAGTTGAATATAGTCATTCTATCAATAATTCAGTCGAGAATATCGGTTTGATCGCTGATAGCATTGGAGGAAAAACTTATTTGCAAGGCGGGGATAGTCTTCTAGTTGAAGTAAAAAGTTACCAATCTTTTATTGAAAAATTTATGGCAATTCATTCAGGGTTGGCTGTTACGTTTTCCGTAGGCATTGGTAAAAATGTTATTGAAGCTTACTTAGCTCTTAAATTTGCTAAATCAGCAGGCCGTGGATTAATCATTTTACTTGAGGTTATAAATGGGGAATTTGAGTTTAGGCATATTCCTTAA
- a CDS encoding transposase family protein, which produces MSQKHPLNVQKKQKKFYSGKKKKHTLKSQIVGDQRNKLVVCTAVDKGKKHDFKIFKKTKIRINKI; this is translated from the coding sequence ATGTCACAGAAACATCCATTGAACGTCCAAAAAAAACAAAAAAAGTTTTACAGCGGTAAGAAAAAGAAGCATACATTAAAATCTCAAATAGTAGGCGACCAAAGAAATAAATTAGTTGTCTGCACTGCTGTAGATAAAGGGAAAAAACATGATTTTAAAATCTTCAAAAAAACAAAAATCAGGATAAATAAAATATAA
- a CDS encoding transposase family protein has protein sequence MKPEEFKRFCGVRAETFEQRVKVLEEHERSKKKSGRPSKFNLENQVLMTLEYLREYRTPFHIGQSWGLNESNVYRIITKLEKNLI, from the coding sequence TTGAAGCCAGAAGAGTTTAAACGCTTTTGTGGAGTAAGAGCAGAAACTTTTGAGCAAAGGGTGAAAGTATTAGAAGAACACGAAAGATCTAAAAAAAAAAGTGGGCGACCTTCTAAATTTAATTTAGAAAACCAGGTTTTAATGACCCTAGAATATTTGAGAGAATACCGTACTCCGTTTCATATAGGGCAAAGCTGGGGATTAAATGAATCCAATGTTTATCGAATAATCACCAAACTAGAAAAAAATTTAATTTAA
- a CDS encoding 2OG-Fe(II) oxygenase: protein MQTELESKEVKVKLLLLGGHEYTIWLKSDAVLLESLLKVLVARSQNQQTTTLFQIPLEESRSALCFPSEHLVGVITEPAIFVQQKAPLTPKIEPVPHSRPVSEVLPSYFLQFDNFLKEEELGRLLKFVGEKQADFTTTTTSTGAADYRKSWVLHQFPEFAELMIEGVRQVVPDVLSKFSIPNFEISQVEAQLTAHNDGNYYKVHNDNGSAETATRTLTYVYYFYRQPKAFSGGELVIYDSKIQNNYYVKADSYKTVDPRNNSVVFFLSRYMHEVLPVRCPSQEFLDSRFTINGWVRR from the coding sequence ATGCAAACTGAACTGGAATCAAAAGAAGTCAAAGTTAAACTGTTGCTGCTGGGAGGCCATGAATACACAATTTGGCTGAAATCAGATGCGGTATTGCTGGAAAGTTTGTTAAAAGTTTTGGTGGCGCGTTCACAAAATCAACAAACGACTACTTTATTTCAAATTCCCCTTGAAGAAAGCCGGTCTGCTTTGTGTTTCCCTAGTGAGCATTTGGTAGGAGTGATTACAGAACCGGCCATTTTTGTTCAGCAAAAAGCACCGCTAACTCCAAAAATTGAGCCGGTGCCACATTCTCGTCCCGTTTCAGAAGTTTTACCCTCTTATTTTCTGCAATTTGATAACTTTTTAAAAGAGGAAGAATTGGGACGGTTGTTAAAATTTGTCGGCGAAAAACAAGCGGATTTTACAACAACAACAACCTCAACCGGCGCCGCAGATTATCGAAAATCTTGGGTGCTGCATCAGTTTCCAGAATTTGCGGAATTGATGATTGAAGGGGTGCGACAAGTAGTGCCAGATGTTTTGAGTAAATTTTCGATTCCAAATTTTGAAATTTCTCAAGTTGAAGCGCAACTTACCGCTCACAATGATGGAAATTATTACAAAGTTCACAATGACAATGGCAGCGCTGAAACGGCCACTCGAACTCTGACTTATGTGTATTATTTTTATCGGCAACCCAAAGCTTTTAGTGGGGGAGAATTGGTGATTTATGACAGTAAAATTCAGAATAATTATTATGTCAAAGCCGACTCTTATAAAACGGTAGATCCCCGCAATAATAGTGTGGTGTTTTTCTTGAGCCGGTATATGCACGAAGTTTTGCCGGTGCGTTGTCCGTCGCAGGAATTTTTAGATAGCCGGTTTACGATTAATGGTTGGGTGCGCCGGTAG
- the purH gene encoding bifunctional phosphoribosylaminoimidazolecarboxamide formyltransferase/IMP cyclohydrolase, whose protein sequence is MARLALLSTSNKTGLIDLARSLVEEFQFDLISSGGTAHALKEAGLPVTKVSDYTGFPEILGGRVKTLHPRIHGGILARRDLPQDEADLQNHHIRLIDLVVVNLYPFEETIAQPNVTLLDAIEQIDIGGPAMLRASAKNHHHLTVLCEPAQYEQYLHELRQNDGDASLTFRQKCAISAFRHTADYDRAISTYLASQQTPSATPTASEEASELPHSLTISGLQIQPLRYGENPHQPAGWYHTGHTATGWAAATKMQGKELSYNNLVDLEAARRIIAEFVGEENQAAAAILKHTNPCGVALGESLEEAYTKAFNADSVSAFGGIVALNRPIDSATATALTQTFLECVVAPDCDEEAEKILKSKSKVRVLLLPDLETGPAQTIKSIAGGFLVQGSDDAVENPEAWQVVTEKQPTADQLEELLFAWKVCKHVKSNAIVITNNRTTLGVGAGQMNRVGSAKIALEQASEEAAGAVLASDGFFPFDDTVKTAAAAGIVAIVQPGGSLRDNDSIKAANELGIVMVLTGVRHFLH, encoded by the coding sequence ATGGCACGTCTAGCACTGCTGAGTACATCTAACAAAACCGGCCTCATCGACCTAGCCCGCAGTTTGGTAGAGGAATTTCAATTCGATCTTATCAGCAGTGGCGGTACGGCACACGCACTCAAAGAGGCCGGCTTGCCTGTTACCAAAGTTTCTGATTACACCGGCTTCCCCGAAATCCTAGGCGGACGAGTCAAAACCCTCCACCCCCGCATACATGGAGGCATTCTAGCGCGCCGCGACTTGCCCCAAGATGAGGCAGATTTGCAAAACCACCATATCCGCCTGATAGATTTAGTGGTGGTCAATCTATACCCCTTTGAGGAAACCATTGCTCAACCCAATGTTACCCTCCTCGATGCCATTGAGCAAATTGATATCGGTGGCCCTGCTATGCTGCGCGCTTCGGCCAAAAATCACCATCACCTGACCGTTTTGTGCGAACCGGCCCAATATGAGCAGTATTTACACGAATTGCGTCAAAATGATGGCGACGCATCCTTGACATTTCGCCAAAAATGTGCTATATCTGCCTTCCGCCATACCGCAGATTACGACCGAGCCATCTCTACCTATTTAGCATCACAACAAACACCTTCAGCAACTCCGACAGCCAGCGAAGAAGCCTCAGAATTGCCGCATAGTTTAACAATTTCAGGGCTGCAAATTCAGCCCTTACGCTATGGCGAAAACCCGCACCAACCGGCAGGCTGGTATCACACCGGCCACACAGCAACCGGCTGGGCAGCAGCAACAAAAATGCAAGGCAAAGAATTAAGTTATAACAACTTAGTTGATTTAGAAGCAGCCCGAAGAATTATTGCCGAATTTGTGGGCGAAGAAAATCAAGCGGCTGCCGCAATTTTGAAACACACAAATCCTTGTGGCGTGGCTTTGGGAGAGAGTTTAGAAGAAGCTTATACAAAAGCTTTTAATGCCGATTCTGTATCAGCTTTTGGGGGGATTGTTGCCCTCAACCGGCCCATTGATAGCGCAACGGCAACGGCACTGACGCAAACATTTTTAGAATGTGTAGTAGCGCCAGACTGTGATGAAGAAGCAGAGAAAATTCTCAAGAGTAAATCAAAAGTTCGGGTGTTATTATTGCCCGACTTAGAAACCGGCCCTGCACAAACCATAAAATCAATTGCCGGGGGTTTTTTGGTGCAAGGTTCTGATGATGCGGTAGAAAATCCCGAAGCGTGGCAAGTAGTTACAGAAAAACAACCAACTGCGGATCAACTTGAAGAGTTATTATTTGCATGGAAAGTGTGTAAGCACGTTAAATCAAATGCAATTGTCATAACAAACAACCGCACGACTTTAGGAGTGGGTGCCGGTCAAATGAATCGCGTCGGATCTGCAAAAATTGCTTTAGAACAAGCCTCAGAAGAGGCTGCCGGTGCTGTTTTAGCTAGTGATGGCTTTTTTCCCTTTGATGATACGGTAAAAACGGCGGCTGCTGCCGGTATTGTTGCTATCGTTCAGCCAGGGGGAAGTTTGCGAGATAACGACTCAATTAAAGCTGCCAATGAATTAGGTATTGTCATGGTTTTGACAGGCGTGCGTCATTTCTTGCATTAA
- a CDS encoding calcium-binding protein, with product MSDLNKQDKIRPSDELMANDTLTNNLDFGGQLILGSPDNENFNGTLGNDSIYAYEGNDIINGLDGNDWLFGNSDFDTLIGEAGDDVLAGGRNNDTLLGGAGIDLLFGNLGNDSLYGGDGNDTLAGGKDNDDLFGDEGNDWLSGDLGNDFLTGGKGNDSFVVGVGKGGDFITDFRDGDDIIVISGGLSFGQLFINQFGTSVRISFNDPREVLATLNSAIANQMGIEDFVFI from the coding sequence ATGAGTGATTTGAACAAACAGGATAAAATTCGCCCCAGTGATGAATTAATGGCCAATGACACTTTAACAAATAATTTAGATTTTGGCGGCCAGCTTATTCTGGGGAGTCCTGATAATGAGAACTTCAACGGTACCCTAGGCAATGATTCGATTTATGCCTATGAGGGAAATGATATTATTAATGGTTTAGATGGTAATGATTGGCTGTTTGGTAACAGTGATTTTGATACTTTGATTGGCGAGGCGGGCGATGATGTATTGGCCGGTGGTAGAAATAATGATACGCTTTTGGGAGGGGCCGGTATTGATTTATTGTTTGGCAATTTAGGCAATGATAGTCTTTATGGTGGCGACGGCAATGATACCTTGGCAGGGGGAAAAGACAATGATGATTTGTTTGGCGATGAGGGGAATGATTGGCTGTCTGGAGACTTGGGAAATGATTTTTTAACCGGCGGTAAAGGCAATGATTCTTTTGTAGTGGGCGTAGGGAAAGGCGGTGATTTTATTACTGATTTTCGCGATGGCGACGATATCATTGTTATCAGCGGTGGTCTGAGTTTTGGTCAGCTTTTTATCAATCAATTTGGGACAAGTGTTCGCATTTCTTTTAATGATCCTCGTGAAGTTTTGGCAACGCTGAATTCGGCAATTGCTAATCAAATGGGGATTGAGGATTTTGTGTTTATTTAG